From the Desulfobacterales bacterium genome, the window GCCGGTTATGGGCTCATCCAGTATCAGCAATTTCGGCCGGCCGAGAATCGCAGCGCCGAGGCCGATTCGCTGCTGCATCCCTTTTGAATAAACAGCGGATTTTTTCTTTTCCATGCCGTTCATGGAAACCAGCTCCAGGACCCGGTCTACTTCCATTGCCGCATCATTTCCGGACAGTCCGATCAAAGCCGCATGCCGCAAGAGATATTCAAATCCTGAAAGATAGGAAGGGATCTTGTGCTGCTCCGCCAGATAGCCGACGTGTTTGCGCGACGCCGGGTTGGAAACGGGCATTCCATCAATGGTGATGCTGCCCGAAGTCGGCTTGATAAAATCAAGAAGCATCCGGACGATGGTTGTTTTTCCCGCGCCGTTCGGGCCAAGCAACGCAAAATACTCGCCCTTCCCAATCGTGTATGAAATATTATCGACGGCTGTAAAGTCGCCGAATTTTTTTGTAACGGAATTAAGGGTAATCATATTCGTTAAACCGCACTTTCCTTTACCAAGGGGAGAAAATATCCCCTCTTGGGAAAAGAGGCGTCAGGGGAGATTTTTAATCTGCGCTTTACATTAACAAATGGGGCAGCCGAAGGCAACCGTCTTTGCAAAAGCTTCGCCGTTCAAGAGGTGGACTGCAGCGAGGCATCGTCCGGGGCCCTTCTATCCGCATACTTCAATTTAACAATTGTGCTTTTAGCGTTATAACCGGGTAAACAGTTTGACAAGTGTTAGCGAAACCACGTACTGTTAAATCAACTCGTTGATTTCAGGTTTTTTTTCGCAAGTAAGAGATATTTCCCTGCCAGTATAATTCCTCAATTTCTTACCTATCGATTGCGTTGGAGTTTTTTTCCCGGCCCAATTGCACCCTATCTCACGGTAATGTGTTAACAAGGGAGATGCTGTCATGGATTTTTTTCGGA encodes:
- a CDS encoding ATP-binding cassette domain-containing protein, encoding MITLNSVTKKFGDFTAVDNISYTIGKGEYFALLGPNGAGKTTIVRMLLDFIKPTSGSITIDGMPVSNPASRKHVGYLAEQHKIPSYLSGFEYLLRHAALIGLSGNDAAMEVDRVLELVSMNGMEKKKSAVYSKGMQQRIGLGAAILGRPKLLILDEPITGLDPIGIRDERKIIENLRGKGVTVILNSHLLSEVEKTCETAAIMHKGKILVKDAIHSIVKNGETLEDVFIRHIEKENE